One region of Candidatus Angelobacter sp. genomic DNA includes:
- a CDS encoding SMP-30/gluconolactonase/LRE family protein encodes MNPQPSRRAWSPLYSFPVIALLTCRAVAQNLAGDEALSKVLINGEDWQLVADGFGFTDAACADGMGNFYFYDLGKGTGIRKISADGKVTTFIDNTPKCSGLKFGPDGRLYACTQEPKKQVVAFEVPSGKITVLADDVQPNDLIVSHEGFVYFTETGKGQVTIVDAKGSVRTGATGINKPNGITLSPDQGTLAVSEYGGTNVWVFRVERDGSLTAGERYMTLRRPVGKPDSGGDGMTTDALGRYYVTSHVGIQMFDWTGRLGGVIARPQNKGTVSVAFAGPDLEYLYACSSDKIYRRRTKAKGAWLFRAPAKQAGKAPLVP; translated from the coding sequence ATGAACCCGCAACCGTCCCGGCGCGCATGGTCACCCTTGTATTCATTCCCGGTGATCGCGCTGCTGACCTGCCGCGCCGTTGCTCAAAACCTCGCCGGAGATGAAGCGTTGTCGAAAGTGTTGATCAATGGCGAGGACTGGCAACTGGTCGCCGACGGATTTGGATTCACCGACGCAGCCTGCGCCGATGGCATGGGGAACTTTTACTTCTATGATCTGGGCAAAGGCACCGGCATAAGGAAAATCAGCGCAGACGGCAAGGTGACGACCTTCATCGACAACACACCGAAGTGCAGCGGATTGAAATTCGGACCGGATGGCAGGCTCTACGCCTGCACCCAGGAACCCAAAAAGCAGGTCGTGGCGTTCGAGGTGCCATCGGGAAAAATAACCGTGCTCGCGGACGACGTTCAACCAAACGATTTGATCGTGTCGCATGAAGGGTTCGTTTATTTTACCGAGACCGGCAAGGGGCAGGTGACCATTGTGGACGCGAAAGGCAGCGTCCGCACCGGCGCGACCGGCATCAACAAACCGAACGGCATTACGCTGTCGCCGGACCAGGGCACGCTCGCCGTCTCCGAATACGGCGGCACCAACGTGTGGGTGTTTCGGGTCGAGCGCGACGGCAGTCTGACTGCGGGCGAACGTTATATGACACTGCGCAGGCCGGTCGGAAAGCCGGACAGCGGCGGTGACGGGATGACGACCGACGCGTTGGGCCGTTATTACGTGACGTCACATGTCGGAATTCAAATGTTTGACTGGACCGGGCGTTTGGGCGGTGTCATCGCGCGGCCGCAAAACAAAGGCACGGTCAGCGTCGCATTTGCGGGGCCGGACCTCGAATACCTCTATGCCTGTTCGTCAGACAAAATCTACCGCCGCCGGACGAAGGCGAAGGGAGCCTGGTTATTCCGGGCGCCGGCGAAACAGGCGGGCAAGGCGCCATTAGTACCGTGA